A window of Shumkonia mesophila genomic DNA:
GCGTTCATGCCGACGTATTCCTATCATTGCGAGTCCTGCGGCAAGACCTTCAACGTCGTTCAAAGCCTTGCGGAACACATTAAGGAGAAGCCGCCCTGCCCCAAGTGTGGGGGCAAATCGGTGGCCTGGGTGCCGGGCCCGGTGCAGGTGATCACCGGCAAGAAGACCTGAGGGCGGGCGGTCCGGCGCGGGAACGTCCCAAGGCGTTGAAATAAGGGAATAGATTCCGGCGCCGGCGGGATTGACGGAAGGGCCGGAGCCGCCCAGATCATTGTCGCCGGGAACGGCCGGCACCGTTGCCGGCGGCGCCCGACGCCCGTCGGGTGCGCGCGTTACATGTCGCTTCGTGAAGGAGGATGTGTAGCCATGCGTAACGCAAGCGACGTTCTCAAGACACGGTGGCGCGACATCGCCAATCTGATCATCGGGGGATGGTTGTTCGTTTCCCCGTGGGTCCTTACCGACGCCCCGGTTCCCGCGGCGACGTGGAACGCCTATGGAATGGGCGTCGTCATCGCGGTCTTCGC
This region includes:
- a CDS encoding FmdB family zinc ribbon protein — encoded protein: MPTYSYHCESCGKTFNVVQSLAEHIKEKPPCPKCGGKSVAWVPGPVQVITGKKT